The Pseudomonas putida nucleotide sequence GAAGGCCTGGTCAAGGCCACCGAAGCGCGCTTCTCCGATACCCAGCCGCATTGCCCGGAACATTGGGGTGGCTACCGCTTGCTGCCTGAGCGGATCGAGTTCTGGCAAGGGCGGGCCAGCCGGCTGCATGACCGCCTGAACTACCGCCTGGTCGACGGCCAGTGGGCGCGCGAGCGCCTGGCGCCCTGAGATCCCGGGGCTGCCTGGCAGCCCCAGTCCCTCCTCTAGCCAGCACTTCTCACAGACGATGAAGTAATCCGTGGCTATTCTTGGTCTGAGCTGTAACGCCCGCATTACTGTCGGTACAAGGCTGTACAGGGGCTGAATGGAAATAATTTTTTTGTGCTGGCGCCGTGACAGCCGTCAACGCGCAGCGTCTAATGGACACCTGTTTTCTGGAGATTGTACCCATGCGTAAATCCGCTTTGCTGGTGGCGACTTTCACCACCATGTCGCTGCTGCTCGGTGGCTGTGCCTCGAGCCTGACCGGCGACAGCTACTCCCGTGATGAGGCCCGTCGCGTGCAGACTGTGCGCATGGGTACCATCGAATCCTTGCGCCCGGTCAAGATCGAAGGTACCAAGACCCCGATCGGTGGTGGTGCTGGTGCCATCGTGGGTGGCGTGGCCGGCAGCGCCGTTGGCGGCGGCCGTGGCAGCATCGTTGCAGCCGTGATCGGTGCCGTGGCCGGTGGCCTGGCGGGCTCTGCTGCCGAGGAAGGCCTGACCCGTACCCAGGGTGTGGAAATCACCGTGCGTGAGGACGATGGCAGCATGCGCGCTTATGTGCAGGCCGTGCAGGAGAATGAAATCTTCCGCGTTGGCGACCGCGTGCGCATCATGACCGTTGACGGTACCAGCCGCGTTTCGCACTGATCGTCGTGGCAATAAAAAACCCGAACGGGCCAGGCCTGTTCGGGTTTTTTTGTTGTCCTGCGCCGGCCTCTTCGCGGGCACGCGGCCTTGCCCCGCGAAGAGGCCGGTAGCTTTAGAGGCCGAGGATGTCGCGAGCCACGGCCTCGGCAATGCGGATACCATCCACACCCGCCGACAGAATCCCACCGGCATACCCCGCACCTTCACCTGCCGGGAACAGCCCCTTCATGTTCAGGCTCTGGAAGTCCGCGCCACGGGTAATGCGCAGTGGCGACGAGGTGCGCGTCTCGATACCGGTCAGCACCGCATCATGCAGGTTGTAGCCTTTGATCTGGCGGTCGAACGCTGGCAGCGCTTCGCGGATTGCCTCGATGGCAAAGTCCGGCAGGCTCGGCGCCAGGTCACCCAGAGTCACCCCTGGCTTGTACGACGGCTCGACGCTGCCCAGCGCGGTGGACGGCTTGCCAGCGACGAAGTCGCCCACCAGCTGCGCCGGTGCCTGGTAGTTGCTGCCACCCATGACGTAGGCGTGTGCTTCCAGTCGCTCCTGCAGCTCGATGCCGGCCAGCGGGCCGCCCGGGTAGTCGCGCTCGGGGTCGATGCCGACGACGATGCCGGAGTTGGCGTTGCGCTCGTTACGCGAGTACTGGCTCATGCCGTTGGTGACCACGCGGCCCGGTTCACTGGTGGCGGCGACCACGGTGCCGCCTGGGCACATGCAGAAGCTGTACACTGAACGGCCGTTCTTGGCGTGGTACACCAGCTTGTAATCGGCGGCGCCGAGTTTCGGGTGGCCGGCGTATTTACCCAGGCGCGCCTTGTCGATCAGGGTTTGTGGGTGTTCGATACGGAAACCCACCGAGAACGGCTTGGCTTCCATGTACACGCCCTTGGCGTGCAGCATGCGGAAGGTGTCGCGGGCGCTGTGGCCCAGGGCCAGGACCACATGGCGCGAGTGCAGCTGCTCGCCGCTTTCCAGCACCACGCCGGTCAGTTGGCCGTCTTCGATCAGCAGGTCGGTGACCTTTTCCTGGAAGCGCACTTCGGCGCCGAGGGCGATCATGTCCTGGCGCATCTGCTCGACCATGCCGGTCAGGCGGAAGGTACCAATGTGCGGTTTGTTGATGTAGAGGATCTCGTCCGGCGCGCCGGCCTTGACGAACTCTTCCAGGACCTTGCGACCGTGGTGGTTCGGGTCCTTGATCTGGCTGTAGAGCTTGCCGTCGGAGAAGGTCCCGGCGCCGCCTTCGCCGAACTGCACGTTGGACTCGGGGTTGAGCACGCTTTTACGCCACAGGCCCCAGGTGTCCTTGGTGCGCTGGCGCACTTCCTTGCCGCGTTCGAGGATGATCGGCTTGAAGCCCATCTGTGCCAGCAGCAGGCCGGCGAAGATGCCGCACGGGCCGAAACCGACCACGATCGGGCGTTGCTGCAGGTCGGTCGGGGCCTGGCCGACGAACTTGTAGGTGACGTCGGGTGCCACGCCGATGTTGTGATCGTCGGCGAACTTGCTGAGCAGCTCGGCTTCGTTGCTGGCTTCCAGGTCGATGGTGTAGATGAACAGCAGCTCACTGTTCTTCTTGCGCGCATCGTAGCTGCGCTTGAACAGGTTGAAGCTGAGCAGTTGCTCGTCGCGGATGCCCAGGCGCTGGACGATGGCTTCACGCAGGGCTTCGTCGGGATGGTCCAGGGGCAGCTTCAGTTCGGTGATTCGTAGCATGGCAGGGTCCAGTATCCCGGCCATGGGCGGCCGGCGGCTTTACACAAACCGCCAAGTATAAGCTTTTAGCCGCCCCGACTGGCAGGATAAAAGCGCCCGGCGATCAGTTGTCGCGCGCACCACCGTAGTAACCGCAGCCGCGCAGGGTCTGGCCGTCGATGCGCAGCTCGGCACGCAGGTGACGCACGGCGCCGGTGGCGCCATCGACGCAGCGTTGCGGGGCGACCCACAGTTCCACGTGCTGGCCGTTGGCTTCGCTGGTCAGGGTCAGGCCGCCGCCGGGCACTTCTTCTTCGAGGAACGGCAGGGGCAGCGGCTCCTTGCCGACGCGGTTGAGCACCATGCCCTTGCCGCTGGCCTTGATGTCCCAGTCCGGTTCGTGGCCATTGGCGCGCAGGGTCAGCTGCTTGAAGTTGGGGTCGTCGCAGGCGCGGGTGGAGGGCTCCAGGCGGTACAGGCGGCTGACTTCCAGCTGACCGTCGTTGTCGGCCTGTTTGGCGCCGGTGAGGCGGCCACGGACGTCGGCGAACAATTTGGCGTTGGCGTCCTTGGCCAGGCTGACGGACTCCTGGAGGATGCCGGTGCCGGCGACGTCATTGATCACGAAGTGGCGGCTTTCACCGCAGGGCTTGAACAACAGCCGGCCGCCGCCTGCGCTCAGTTCGCCCTGCATGCGCGTGGTACCGATGTTCGGGTCGCGGGGCTGCTCGGCCAGCAACTGGCAGCCGGCGAACAGGGGCAGCAGGGCAGTGAGCAGCAGGGTAGGGGTGAGGCGCATGGGGCGGGCTCCGGGGAATCTTTGCCAAATAGCTGGCCACGATACACGTCCTGCGGGCAGAAAAAAGGGCCCGAAGGCCCTTTTTCATTCAACCACCCAAGTAGGCGTCGCGCACCTTCGGGTCGGTCAGCAATGCCTCACCGGTGCCTTGCATCACCACCCGGCCGTTCTCCAGCACATACGCCCGGTCGGCGATCTTCAGCGCCTGGTTGGCGTTCTGCTCCACCAGGAACACCGTCACGCCATCGCGGCGCAGCTGTTCGATGATGTCGAAGATCTGCTGGATGATGATCGGTGCCAGGCCCAGCGAAGGTTCGTCGAGCAGCAACAGCTTGGGCTTGCTCATCAGCGCCCGGCCGATGGCCAGCATCTGCTGCTCGCCACCGGACATGGTGCCGCCACGCTGGATGTAACGCTCCTTGAGCCGTGGGAACAGCTGCAGGACCTTGTCCAGTTGCTCCTGGTAGTCGCCCTTGTCGGTGAAGAAACCGCCCATGGCCAGGTTTTCCTCGACGGTCAGGCGGGCGAACACGCGGCGGCCTTCCGGCACCACCGCGATGCTCTTGCGCATGATGTGCGAGGACGGCTGGCCTACCAGCTCTTCGCCAAGGTACTTGATGCTGCCGCTGTGCGCCTGGGGTGAGCCGCACAGGGTCATCAGCAAGGTCGACTTGCCAGCGCCGTTGGCACCGATCAGGGTGACGATCTCGCCCTGGTTGATCTCCACGTTGACGCTGTGCAGCGCCTGGATCTTGCCGTAGAAGGTGGAAACGTTCTCGAACTTCAGCATTTACGCTTCCCCCAGGTAGGCTTTGATCACGTCAGGGTTGTCGCGGATCTCCTCCGGCGTGCCGTGGGCCAGGGGCGTGCCCTGGTTGATCACGACGATGTGGTCGGAGATGCTCATCACCAGCTTCATGTCGTGCTCGATCAGCAGCACGGTGACGTTGTGCGACTCACGCAGGTAGGCGATCAGTGCCTTGAGGTCTTCGGTTTCTTTCGGGTTCAGGCCCGCGGCGGGTTCGTCGAGCATGATGATCCGTGGCTGGGTCATCATGCAGCGGGCGATTTCCAGGCGGCGTTGCTGGCCGTAGGCGAGGGTGCCGGCGGTACGGTTGGCGAATTCGGTCAGGTTGACCTTCTCCAGCCAGTACTGGGCGCGCTCCATGGCCTCCTTCTCGCTGCGGCGGAAGCTCGGGGTCTTGAACAGGCCGGCGAAGAAGTTGGTGTTCAGGTGACGGTGCTGGGCGATCAGCAGGTTTTCCAGCGCGGTCATTTCCTTGAACAGGCGAACGTTCTGGAAGGTGCGCACCACGCCCTTGCGCGCGATCTGGTGGCCGGCCAGGCCCTGGATCGGCTGGCCGTCGAGCAGGATGGTACCGCCGCTGGGCTTGTAGAAGCCGGTCAGGCAGTTGAACACCGTGGTCTTGCCGGCGCCGTTCGGGCCGATCAGCGCCACCACCTGTTTTTCCTTGACGGTCAGGGCCACGCCGTTGACCGCCAACAAGCCACCGAAGCGCATGCTCAGGCCGCTGACTTGCAGAATTTCACGGCTCATCGATGCAGCTCCATATGGGGGCGTTGCATAGGCAGCAGGCCTTGCGGACGCCAGATCATCATCAACACCATCAGCGCACCGAACATCAGCATCCGGTATTCGCTGAACTCACGCATCAGCTCGGGCAGCAGGATCATCACGATGGCCGCGAGAATCACGCCCAGTTGTGAGCCCATGCCGCCGAGCACGACAATGGCGAGGATGATCGCCGACTCGATGAAGGTGAACGACTCTGGCGTCACCAGGCCTTGGCGCGCCGCGAAGAAGCTGCCGGCGAAACCGGCGAAGCAGGCACCCAGGGTGAATGCCGAGAGCTTGATCACGGTGGGGTTCAGGCCCAGCGCACGGCAGGCGATCTCGTCCTCGCGCAGCGCTTCCCAGGCACGGCCGATCGGCATGCGCAGCAGGCGGTTGATCACGAACAGCGCCAGCAGGGCCAGCAGCAGGGCGACCAGGTAGAGGAAGATGACCTTGTTGATCGAGTTGTATTCCAGCCCGAAGAACTCGTGGAAGGTCTGCATCCCCTCGGCGGCGCGGCGCTCGAAGGTCAGGCCGAAGAACTCCGGCTTGGGGATGTTGCTGATGCCGTTGGGGCCGCCGGTCCAGTCGGTGAGGTTGCGCAGGAACAGGCGGATGATCTCGCCGAAGCCGAGGGTCACGATCGCCAGGTAGTCACCGCGCAGGCGCAGTACCGGGAAACCAAGCAGGAAGCCGAACGTGGCAGCCATCAGGCCGGCGATCGGCAGGCAGACCCAGAAGCTCCAGCCCAGGTAGTGCGAGAGCATCGCGTAGCTGTAGGCGCCGACGGCGTAGAAACCGACATAGCCGAGGTCGAGCAGGCCGGCCAGACCGACCACGATGTTCAGCCCCAGGCCCAGCAGCACGTAGATCAGGATCAGCGTGGCGATGTCGACCGCTCCGCGCGAGCCGAAGAACGGCCACACCAAAGCCGCTACGATCAGACCAATGATCACGTAGCGCTGGGTTTTCGGCAGGGTCAGGTAGTTGCTGACGGCTGGCGGAATCAGCTTGCGATCCGAGCCACGGCCCATCACCGCGCTCCACTGCTTGTCGAACAGCACGCGCAAGAACATCAGCACCGAACACACGGCGATGATGCTGATGGTGAACGAGCCCTGGCTGTGCACGATCAGGCTGATGCCGTCGATGCTCAGTTTCAGGCCCAGCACCGGGAAGGCCACGGCCCATACCAGCAAGGCGCTGAAGAACGCCTGTTTGAGATTTCTGTTCATACTTTTTCAACCTCCGGGCGGCCGAGGATGCCGGTCGGCCGGAACAGCAGGACAAGAACCAACAAGCCGAATGCCACCACGTCCTTGTACTGGTCGCCGAAGATGTCGGCGCCGAAGGCTTCGGCCACGCCCAGCACCAGCCCGCCGAGCATGGCGCCCGGGATGCTGCCGATGCCGCCCAGCACCGCCGCGGTGAAGGCCTTCAGGCCCACCAGGAAACCGGCGTTGGGGTTGATGACCCCGTACTGCATGCTCAGCAGCACGGCCGCCACGGCCGCCAGGGCGGCACCGATGACGAAGGTCAGGGCGATGATGTTGTTGGTGTTGATGCCCAGCAGGTTGGCCATCTTGATGTCCTCGGCGCAGGCGCGGCAGGCGCGGCCCAGGCGGGAACGGGAGATGAACAGGGTCAGGCAGGTCATGGCCACCAGGGTGACCACGAACACCAGGATCTGCATGTAGGAAACCAGGACCTCTTCCGCACCACCTGGCCCGAAGGAGATGCTTCCTGGGATCAGGTTGGGGATGGATTTGTCCTTCGAGTCTTGCGACAGCAAGACCGTGTTCTGCAGGAAGATCGACATGCCGATGGCGGAAATCAGCGGGATCAGGCGATTGCTGTTGCGCAGGGGGCGGTAGGCAACCCGTTCGATGCTGTAGCCATAGGCACTGGTGACGCAGATCGTCGCGACGAAGGCGACGGTCATCAGGATCGGCAGCGAATGGATACCCATCATGGCCAGGCCCGCCAGGGCGATGAAGGCCACGTAGGAACCGATCATGTACACCTCGCCGTGGGCGAAGTTGATCATGCCGATGATGCCGTACACCATCGTGTAGCCGATGGCGATCAAGGCATAGGTGCTGCCGATGGTCAATCCATTAACCAGTTGTTGGAAGAAATGGTAGATCTCAGGCATTACAGCGCTCCTAAAAACCTGATTTGCATTTCGCTGGCAGGGGTACGGCCAGGAAACCGCGGGTGACGGTTTTAAGATTTTCAGGTGGGTCGGCCCCCGGATCGCGGGGATCAGGCCCATGAACCTCGTAAAACAAAGCCCACTGCTCGCACAGTGGGCTTTTACGGTCAGCTATTAGTCACGCAGTTACTGAGGGGAGACTTCGGTCTTCGGCTTGCCGAAGTGCCATTCGTAGACCACGAACTTGAAGTCTTTCAGGTCGCCTTTCTCGTCGTACGACAGGGTGCCGGTCGGGGTCTTGAAGGAGCCGGCGTGGATGGCGGCTGCCACCTTGTCGGTGTCTTCGGACTTGGCCGCTTCGATACCTTTGGCGATCAGCTCCACAGCCGAGTAGGCCGGGAACACGAACGGGCCGCTCGGGTCCTTGCCGTCAGCCTTGATGGCGTCGACGATGGCCTTGTTCTCAGGGTCGGCGTCGAACGACTTTGGCAGGGTGACCAGCAGGCCTTCGGAAGCACCTTGGGCGATCTGCGAGATGGAGTCGTTACCCACGCCTTCCGGACCCATGAACTTGGCTTTCAGGCCTTTTTCCTGGGCTTGGCGCAGGATCAGGCCCAGCTCTGGGTGGTAGCCGCCGTAGTAGACGAAGTCGACGTTGTTCTGCTTGAGCTTCTGGATGATCGAGGAGAAGTCCTTGTCACCGGCGTTCAGGCCTTCGAAGACGGCCACCTTGGTGCCTTTCTTCTCGAGGGTCTGCTTGACCGCGGTGGCGATGCCTTCACCGTACTGTTGCTTGTCGTGCAGCACGGCAACCACTTTCGGCTTGACGTGGTCGGCGATGTAGTTGCCGGCAGCCGGGCCCTGGGCGCTGTCCAGGCCGATGGTGCGGAAGATCAGCTTGTAGCCACGGGCGGTGATTTCCGGTGAGGTGGCGGCCGGGGTGATCATGATCACGCCTTCGTCTTCGTAGATGTCGGACGCAGGCTGGGTGGAGCTGGAGCACAGGTGGCCGATGACGAACTTGACGCCGTCGTTGACCACTTTGTTGGCGACTGCCACGGCCTGTTTAGGGTCGCAGGCGTCGTCGTATTCCTTGGCTTCAAGCATTTTGCCATCGACGCCGCCCTTGGCGTTGATGTCCTTGATGGCCTGTTTGGCGCCGATGAACTGCATGTCGCCGTACTGGGTCACAGGGCCGGTTTTAGGGCCTGCGATCCCGATCTTGATGGTATCGGCGGCAAACGAATGGCTGGCTACCCCGGCCAGTACCATTGCGGCGAACAGCTTGGAAATCTTGATCATAGTGCTCCACTCATTCTGTTGTAATTCTTATAGTCCTGGCGGCCAGGGCTACAGACCGGGCGGGATTTGCGGCATGGCCACGCCACACTGCATGCCCACCTTCCCCCGGAACATGTCCCGGAACTGTACCGGTACAGTGTAGAGCGCTGTTTGCGCGCTTGAAAAGCGGGCAAAAAGTGCCTGTTCTGCGGATTGTCGCATGGTCGACACAAAGATACAGAAAAGCGCCATCACTTTGCCTGCATTCCGGGCCCCACCCCACAACTTCGGGGCCAATCGACCAAATTACATATTTGAAACCGGGTTTTTCTGCAAAAATGCCGGCCTTTTTTCATTGGCCGAATTTGCGGGTACAAACCCATGACTGATCAAACAAGCACCCTCTATGCCAAATTGCTCGGCGAGACGGCGACAATCGAGTGGAAGGCTTTGGAGCGTTTCTGGGCCAAGGGTGACCTGATTTGGGTCGACCCCAGTCTCGACCTGATCGAGGTTGCTGCGGCAATGGCCGAGAATCGCAGCGAGATCTTCGCCAAGTGGCGTACTGATGGCACTGTCGGGCCGGTCAGCGCCGAGCAGGCAATTGACCTGCAAAGCCGCGATCCAGAGATCTGGGCCGTGGTGGTTTCACCGTTCATCGTGATTCAAGCCAAGCAAGCGGAATAACGGCGCGCTTTTTTAGTGCGTAAAAATACGCAGCTGCCCCATGGTGGTGCTTGTTGACGCTCACGTAAGGTGGAAGTTGGTAACATTGCTGGGCTGATTCGGCGCTGCGGTAACAGTTTACGGCATGCGTAATGGGGGCCGCTCTGCGGACCCTCGCGCATTGGCAGAAGTTTTGGCAGAGGTCATAGTGCGGCATTTGCCGGCATTGCCTCGCCCGCTTGTCACGCTTCATTAATCTTCTGCCTGGAGTCGTTCATGAGTACTGCACTGCCTACGCTGGGATTCGCCGGGATTGGCCTGATGGGACTGCCGATGTGCCGGCGCCTGTTGGCCGCGGGTTATCCGCTGAGGGTCTGGAACCGCAGCCCGGACAAATGCGCCACGTTGGTGGCCGCAGGTGCTCGGTTGGCGGCCAGCCCGGCCGAGCTGTGTCGTGACAGCGACATGGTGCTGTTGTGCCTGGCCGACACGGCGGTGGTGCGCGAGGTGGTGTTTGGCGAGCAAGGCATCGCCGAGGGCGGGCGCAGCGGCCAGTTGCTGGTGGACTTCTCCAGCCTCGAGCCGACCGCCACCCGGGAAATGGCTGCCGAGCTGGCTGCGCTGTGCGGCATGGCCTGGCTGGACGCCCCGGTTTCCGGTGGCACGCCAGGGGCCGAGGCGGGCACCTTGGCGATCATGGTGGGTGGCGAAGCGACTGACCTGCAGCGGGCGCGCCCGGTGCTGCAGGTGCTTGGCCAGCGGGTCACGCACATGGGCGCTGTGGGGGCAGGGCAGGTGACCAAGGCCTGCAATCAGATGATCGTGGCCTGCAATGCCCTGGTAATTGCCGAGGTAGTGGCGTTGGCCGAGCAGTCAGGCG carries:
- a CDS encoding glycine zipper 2TM domain-containing protein, giving the protein MRKSALLVATFTTMSLLLGGCASSLTGDSYSRDEARRVQTVRMGTIESLRPVKIEGTKTPIGGGAGAIVGGVAGSAVGGGRGSIVAAVIGAVAGGLAGSAAEEGLTRTQGVEITVREDDGSMRAYVQAVQENEIFRVGDRVRIMTVDGTSRVSH
- a CDS encoding NAD(P)/FAD-dependent oxidoreductase, encoding MLRITELKLPLDHPDEALREAIVQRLGIRDEQLLSFNLFKRSYDARKKNSELLFIYTIDLEASNEAELLSKFADDHNIGVAPDVTYKFVGQAPTDLQQRPIVVGFGPCGIFAGLLLAQMGFKPIILERGKEVRQRTKDTWGLWRKSVLNPESNVQFGEGGAGTFSDGKLYSQIKDPNHHGRKVLEEFVKAGAPDEILYINKPHIGTFRLTGMVEQMRQDMIALGAEVRFQEKVTDLLIEDGQLTGVVLESGEQLHSRHVVLALGHSARDTFRMLHAKGVYMEAKPFSVGFRIEHPQTLIDKARLGKYAGHPKLGAADYKLVYHAKNGRSVYSFCMCPGGTVVAATSEPGRVVTNGMSQYSRNERNANSGIVVGIDPERDYPGGPLAGIELQERLEAHAYVMGGSNYQAPAQLVGDFVAGKPSTALGSVEPSYKPGVTLGDLAPSLPDFAIEAIREALPAFDRQIKGYNLHDAVLTGIETRTSSPLRITRGADFQSLNMKGLFPAGEGAGYAGGILSAGVDGIRIAEAVARDILGL
- a CDS encoding COG3650 family protein, with translation MRLTPTLLLTALLPLFAGCQLLAEQPRDPNIGTTRMQGELSAGGGRLLFKPCGESRHFVINDVAGTGILQESVSLAKDANAKLFADVRGRLTGAKQADNDGQLEVSRLYRLEPSTRACDDPNFKQLTLRANGHEPDWDIKASGKGMVLNRVGKEPLPLPFLEEEVPGGGLTLTSEANGQHVELWVAPQRCVDGATGAVRHLRAELRIDGQTLRGCGYYGGARDN
- a CDS encoding ABC transporter ATP-binding protein, producing the protein MLKFENVSTFYGKIQALHSVNVEINQGEIVTLIGANGAGKSTLLMTLCGSPQAHSGSIKYLGEELVGQPSSHIMRKSIAVVPEGRRVFARLTVEENLAMGGFFTDKGDYQEQLDKVLQLFPRLKERYIQRGGTMSGGEQQMLAIGRALMSKPKLLLLDEPSLGLAPIIIQQIFDIIEQLRRDGVTVFLVEQNANQALKIADRAYVLENGRVVMQGTGEALLTDPKVRDAYLGG
- the livG gene encoding high-affinity branched-chain amino acid ABC transporter ATP-binding protein LivG, which gives rise to MSREILQVSGLSMRFGGLLAVNGVALTVKEKQVVALIGPNGAGKTTVFNCLTGFYKPSGGTILLDGQPIQGLAGHQIARKGVVRTFQNVRLFKEMTALENLLIAQHRHLNTNFFAGLFKTPSFRRSEKEAMERAQYWLEKVNLTEFANRTAGTLAYGQQRRLEIARCMMTQPRIIMLDEPAAGLNPKETEDLKALIAYLRESHNVTVLLIEHDMKLVMSISDHIVVINQGTPLAHGTPEEIRDNPDVIKAYLGEA
- a CDS encoding high-affinity branched-chain amino acid ABC transporter permease LivM → MNRNLKQAFFSALLVWAVAFPVLGLKLSIDGISLIVHSQGSFTISIIAVCSVLMFLRVLFDKQWSAVMGRGSDRKLIPPAVSNYLTLPKTQRYVIIGLIVAALVWPFFGSRGAVDIATLILIYVLLGLGLNIVVGLAGLLDLGYVGFYAVGAYSYAMLSHYLGWSFWVCLPIAGLMAATFGFLLGFPVLRLRGDYLAIVTLGFGEIIRLFLRNLTDWTGGPNGISNIPKPEFFGLTFERRAAEGMQTFHEFFGLEYNSINKVIFLYLVALLLALLALFVINRLLRMPIGRAWEALREDEIACRALGLNPTVIKLSAFTLGACFAGFAGSFFAARQGLVTPESFTFIESAIILAIVVLGGMGSQLGVILAAIVMILLPELMREFSEYRMLMFGALMVLMMIWRPQGLLPMQRPHMELHR
- the livH gene encoding high-affinity branched-chain amino acid ABC transporter permease LivH gives rise to the protein MPEIYHFFQQLVNGLTIGSTYALIAIGYTMVYGIIGMINFAHGEVYMIGSYVAFIALAGLAMMGIHSLPILMTVAFVATICVTSAYGYSIERVAYRPLRNSNRLIPLISAIGMSIFLQNTVLLSQDSKDKSIPNLIPGSISFGPGGAEEVLVSYMQILVFVVTLVAMTCLTLFISRSRLGRACRACAEDIKMANLLGINTNNIIALTFVIGAALAAVAAVLLSMQYGVINPNAGFLVGLKAFTAAVLGGIGSIPGAMLGGLVLGVAEAFGADIFGDQYKDVVAFGLLVLVLLFRPTGILGRPEVEKV
- a CDS encoding branched-chain amino acid ABC transporter substrate-binding protein, whose protein sequence is MIKISKLFAAMVLAGVASHSFAADTIKIGIAGPKTGPVTQYGDMQFIGAKQAIKDINAKGGVDGKMLEAKEYDDACDPKQAVAVANKVVNDGVKFVIGHLCSSSTQPASDIYEDEGVIMITPAATSPEITARGYKLIFRTIGLDSAQGPAAGNYIADHVKPKVVAVLHDKQQYGEGIATAVKQTLEKKGTKVAVFEGLNAGDKDFSSIIQKLKQNNVDFVYYGGYHPELGLILRQAQEKGLKAKFMGPEGVGNDSISQIAQGASEGLLVTLPKSFDADPENKAIVDAIKADGKDPSGPFVFPAYSAVELIAKGIEAAKSEDTDKVAAAIHAGSFKTPTGTLSYDEKGDLKDFKFVVYEWHFGKPKTEVSPQ
- a CDS encoding DUF2288 domain-containing protein, which produces MTDQTSTLYAKLLGETATIEWKALERFWAKGDLIWVDPSLDLIEVAAAMAENRSEIFAKWRTDGTVGPVSAEQAIDLQSRDPEIWAVVVSPFIVIQAKQAE
- a CDS encoding NAD(P)-dependent oxidoreductase, whose protein sequence is MSTALPTLGFAGIGLMGLPMCRRLLAAGYPLRVWNRSPDKCATLVAAGARLAASPAELCRDSDMVLLCLADTAVVREVVFGEQGIAEGGRSGQLLVDFSSLEPTATREMAAELAALCGMAWLDAPVSGGTPGAEAGTLAIMVGGEATDLQRARPVLQVLGQRVTHMGAVGAGQVTKACNQMIVACNALVIAEVVALAEQSGVDATLIAEALAGGFADSKPLQILAPQMAESRFEPVKWHVRTLLKDLDGAVKLSREQGTATPLSGLAAQLMRLHGSQGNLQKDPATLVELYRNKG